One window from the genome of bacterium encodes:
- a CDS encoding TetR/AcrR family transcriptional regulator has product MESVIRKPGAMRREEIAQAVLRIIGQRGLARLTTTTIAAEVGITSGALFRHFASRQEILSEAVRYGIAKIEATFPEDTLPPAERLRELARRRVHVLASDPGLAWLLSSEQAFLAVPEEAVGWLAEVVTRSRRYVLTALREGAAEGTFRDDIEPEILSVTVMGTIHALIGMTGMRRRAAGEGKEDPETVLNALMRMIEPSNPKI; this is encoded by the coding sequence ATGGAATCGGTGATCCGAAAACCCGGCGCGATGAGACGCGAGGAGATCGCACAGGCGGTCCTGCGGATCATCGGCCAGCGGGGCCTCGCCAGGCTGACGACCACGACCATCGCGGCGGAGGTGGGTATCACCTCGGGCGCTCTGTTTCGCCACTTCGCTTCCAGGCAGGAGATCCTCAGCGAGGCGGTGCGGTACGGCATTGCCAAGATCGAGGCGACCTTCCCCGAGGACACCCTCCCCCCGGCCGAACGTCTCCGCGAATTGGCGAGACGGAGAGTCCATGTCCTCGCCTCAGACCCTGGCCTAGCCTGGCTCCTGAGCTCCGAGCAGGCCTTTCTGGCCGTGCCGGAGGAGGCGGTGGGGTGGCTCGCTGAGGTCGTCACGAGGTCGAGGCGGTACGTGCTCACCGCTCTTCGTGAAGGGGCGGCAGAAGGCACCTTCCGTGACGATATCGAGCCCGAGATCCTCAGCGTGACGGTCATGGGAACGATCCATGCCCTGATCGGAATGACGGGCATGCGTCGGCGGGCGGCCGGCGAGGGGAAAGAGGATCCGGAGACCGTTCTGAACGCGCTGATGCGCATGATCGAGCCTTCGAATCCGAAGATCTGA
- the ric gene encoding iron-sulfur cluster repair di-iron protein yields the protein MTINDECTVGQIATEHPQATRVFDRHGIDFCCGGGKPLLEVCEQKGLASEAIVAEIQQELEEEDTEMERWDQADLKDLIEHILIHYHRPLDTELPRLEGMARKVLAVHGEKMPEVLPELLSTFLALKAELQDHFPKEEQILFPMILRGEGAMASGPVSIMESEHESAGTALKRLRELTNDYEVPAEACNTWRALWHGLAELEGSLHRHIHLENNILFPRALAG from the coding sequence ATGACGATCAACGACGAGTGCACTGTGGGCCAGATTGCGACCGAACATCCACAGGCGACCAGGGTCTTCGACCGCCACGGTATCGACTTTTGTTGCGGGGGCGGCAAGCCGCTCTTGGAGGTCTGCGAACAGAAGGGCCTTGCGAGCGAAGCGATCGTGGCGGAGATCCAGCAAGAGCTCGAGGAGGAGGATACCGAGATGGAGCGTTGGGATCAGGCCGATCTCAAAGATCTGATCGAGCACATACTGATCCACTACCATCGGCCGCTCGATACTGAGCTCCCGCGTCTGGAGGGCATGGCGCGCAAGGTCCTCGCGGTGCACGGTGAGAAGATGCCCGAGGTGCTTCCGGAGCTCCTCTCCACCTTTCTCGCGCTCAAGGCCGAGCTCCAGGACCACTTTCCGAAGGAGGAGCAGATCCTCTTTCCAATGATCCTGAGAGGTGAGGGCGCAATGGCCTCGGGTCCGGTCTCCATCATGGAGAGCGAGCACGAATCGGCTGGTACTGCGTTGAAGCGCCTCCGGGAGCTGACGAACGACTACGAGGTACCGGCAGAAGCATGTAATACCTGGCGAGCTCTGTGGCACGGCCTCGCCGAGCTGGAAGGCTCGCTCCATCGGCACATCCACCTCGAGAACAACATCCTGTTCCCCCGAGCGCTCGCGGGCTGA